The following coding sequences lie in one Corynebacterium humireducens NBRC 106098 = DSM 45392 genomic window:
- a CDS encoding four-helix bundle copper-binding protein, giving the protein MSTVSAMFDTHPDAGGVDKQKFIAAIEACLECLESCTLCADACLAEDSVAELRECIRTDLACADVCTATAALLSRPGTPTEILRAQLEACRVTCAACAAECESHADHHEHCRVCAEACRRCEQACAALLEVL; this is encoded by the coding sequence ATGTCCACCGTATCCGCCATGTTTGACACGCACCCGGACGCCGGGGGCGTCGACAAGCAGAAGTTCATCGCCGCCATCGAGGCCTGCCTCGAGTGCCTGGAGTCCTGCACCCTGTGCGCCGACGCCTGTCTCGCCGAGGACTCGGTCGCCGAGCTGCGGGAGTGCATCCGCACCGACCTCGCCTGCGCCGACGTCTGCACCGCGACCGCCGCGCTGCTGTCCCGCCCCGGCACGCCCACGGAGATCCTGCGTGCCCAGCTCGAGGCCTGCCGCGTCACCTGCGCCGCCTGTGCAGCGGAGTGCGAGTCCCACGCCGACCACCACGAGCACTGCCGCGTGTGCGCCGAGGCGTGCCGACGCTGCGAGCAGGCCTGCGCCGCTCTCTTGGAGGTGCTGTGA
- a CDS encoding class I SAM-dependent methyltransferase, whose protein sequence is MTTPETTASQAASANRFWWDLDAADYHERHASYLDGFHWCPEMLAESEARLLGDVTNASVLEIGCGSAPCASWLQADGVGFVTGFDLSRGMLSHADGTVPLVRADAQALPYRDASFDVAFSAFGALPFVPDVTSVLVDVARVLRPGGRLVFSVNHPMRWIFPDDPTAFGAEISYFEREYTETADDGTIIYAEFHRTLGDWVRALHAAGFHLTDLLEPEWPEHLTQTWGQWSPERGRIFPGTAIFVAEKR, encoded by the coding sequence GTGACCACACCAGAAACAACCGCCTCACAGGCCGCCTCCGCCAACCGGTTCTGGTGGGACCTTGACGCTGCCGACTACCACGAGCGCCACGCCTCCTACCTCGACGGATTCCACTGGTGCCCGGAGATGCTCGCCGAATCCGAGGCCCGCCTCCTCGGCGACGTCACCAACGCCTCCGTCCTGGAGATCGGCTGCGGCTCGGCCCCCTGCGCGTCCTGGCTCCAGGCCGACGGCGTCGGCTTCGTCACCGGCTTCGACCTCTCCCGCGGCATGCTCTCCCACGCGGACGGCACGGTCCCGCTCGTCCGCGCCGACGCGCAGGCGCTCCCCTACCGCGACGCCTCCTTCGACGTCGCGTTCTCCGCCTTCGGCGCGCTCCCCTTCGTGCCCGACGTCACATCGGTGCTTGTCGACGTCGCCCGGGTCCTCCGCCCCGGCGGTCGCCTGGTGTTCTCCGTCAACCACCCCATGCGGTGGATCTTCCCCGACGACCCGACGGCCTTCGGGGCGGAGATCAGCTACTTCGAGCGGGAGTACACCGAGACCGCCGACGACGGCACCATCATCTACGCCGAGTTCCACCGCACCCTCGGCGACTGGGTGCGCGCCCTGCACGCGGCCGGCTTCCACCTCACCGACCTGCTGGAACCCGAGTGGCCGGAGCACCTCACCCAGACCTGGGGACAGTGGTCCCCGGAGCGTGGCCGGATCTTCCCCGGCACGGCGATCTTCGTGGCCGAGAAACGGTAG
- a CDS encoding HAD family hydrolase, whose amino-acid sequence MTYWLFDIDGTLVDSTPAVERAWRTWAAENDLDAEAILQVNHGRRAKDTLADVIAPELVDAAYHRLLALEMADLDSVVALPGAAELLAALPRDRWAAVTSGGRELMSARLRASGLPVPEVLVTAEDVEAGKPDPAGYLLAAERLGAHPAECIVVEDAPAGLEAGRRAGCRVIAVATSHSPEQLAGWEVIPDLTHLLP is encoded by the coding sequence ATGACGTACTGGCTCTTCGACATCGACGGCACGCTCGTGGACTCCACCCCGGCCGTGGAACGCGCGTGGCGCACCTGGGCGGCGGAGAATGACCTCGACGCCGAGGCCATCCTGCAGGTCAACCACGGCCGCCGCGCGAAGGACACCCTCGCCGATGTCATCGCCCCCGAGCTTGTCGACGCCGCCTACCACCGGCTGCTCGCCCTGGAGATGGCCGACCTCGACTCGGTCGTGGCCCTGCCCGGGGCCGCCGAGCTGCTCGCAGCGCTGCCCCGCGACCGGTGGGCGGCGGTGACCTCCGGGGGCCGGGAACTCATGAGCGCCCGACTGCGGGCCTCAGGGCTCCCGGTGCCGGAGGTGCTGGTCACGGCGGAGGACGTCGAGGCGGGCAAACCCGATCCCGCCGGATATCTGCTCGCTGCCGAACGTCTGGGCGCCCACCCCGCCGAGTGCATCGTCGTGGAGGACGCTCCGGCGGGGCTCGAGGCCGGACGGCGCGCCGGCTGCCGCGTCATCGCGGTGGCCACCTCCCACTCCCCTGAGCAGCTGGCGGGCTGGGAGGTCATCCCGGACCTCACCCACCTGCTCCCCTGA
- the polA gene encoding DNA polymerase I, with product MLIDGHSMAFRAFYALPAENFSTTGGQHTNAVYGFLSMLANILAEEQPGHVAVAFDVGRKTFRTEMFPEYKAQREASPPEFKGQVDILQEVLETLGIQTLSMENYEADDILATLATAAEPLGYETLIITGDRDYLQLVNENVTVLYPMRGVSNLHRFTPEAVEEKYGLTPQQYPDFAALRGDPSDNLPNIPGVGEKTATKWIQQYGTLENLLDHADEIRGKAGDNLRERLDQVRLNRKLTHMLTDMELPVGPDQLTLRPADVAAVAARFDDLQFGANLRERVLAAVPTEGTVEETTRELVDVTVDTAPLAEWLPARAGQGLAMYVVGDGSPNQGDVSAVAIIDTERHAVSAEMADLSPADEKALATWLASEDPKYLHESKAAFHMFAGRGMALEGVVHDTAIAAYLLRPGQRTYELKDIYQRHLQRQLTEPEDQLSLLGDTSLVDSAAAVLELAEELTGQLQDISAYELYRDLEIPLARILARMEATGIAVDVETLEEQLATFIDQVKEEEAAARELAGDPDLNLSSPKQLQVVLFETFGMPKTKKTKTGYSTAASEIEGLAAKNPHPFLDHLLAHREFQKMKTTLEGLIKTVQPDGRIHTTFNQTVASTGRLSSTEPNLQNIPVRTPAGRKIRSAFVVGEGYECLLTADYSQIEMRVMAHLSQDPGLIDAYQQGEDLHNYVGSRVFEVPIDQVTPELRRRVKAMSYGLVYGLSAFGLGQQLSIPAGEAKGIMDSYFERFGGVKRYLAEVVEQARKDGYTSTLFGRRRYLPELNSDNRVARENAERAALNAPIQGTAADIIKVAMIRVDRAFAEAGVTSRVLLQVHDELVVEVAPGELDEVRAILEREMDSAITLRVPLEVSAGAGANWDEAAH from the coding sequence CTGCTCATCGACGGCCACTCCATGGCGTTCCGTGCCTTCTACGCCCTGCCCGCCGAGAACTTCTCGACGACGGGTGGCCAGCACACCAACGCCGTGTACGGCTTCCTCTCCATGCTGGCGAACATTCTCGCCGAGGAACAGCCGGGACACGTCGCGGTCGCCTTCGACGTGGGCCGCAAGACCTTCCGCACCGAGATGTTCCCCGAGTACAAGGCCCAGCGCGAGGCCTCCCCGCCGGAGTTCAAGGGGCAGGTGGACATCCTCCAGGAGGTGCTGGAGACCCTCGGCATCCAGACCCTGAGCATGGAGAACTACGAGGCCGACGACATCCTCGCGACCCTCGCCACCGCGGCGGAGCCCCTCGGCTACGAGACGCTCATCATCACGGGCGACCGCGACTACCTCCAGCTGGTCAACGAGAACGTCACCGTGCTCTACCCGATGCGGGGCGTGTCCAACCTGCACCGCTTCACGCCGGAGGCCGTCGAGGAGAAGTACGGTCTCACCCCGCAGCAGTACCCGGACTTCGCGGCCCTGCGCGGCGACCCGTCCGACAACCTGCCCAACATCCCGGGCGTCGGCGAGAAGACCGCCACCAAGTGGATCCAGCAGTACGGCACCCTCGAGAACCTCCTGGACCATGCCGACGAGATCCGCGGCAAGGCCGGCGACAACCTCCGCGAGCGGCTCGACCAGGTCCGGCTGAACCGCAAGCTCACCCACATGCTCACCGACATGGAGCTGCCCGTCGGCCCCGACCAGCTGACGCTGCGCCCGGCGGACGTCGCCGCGGTCGCCGCGCGTTTCGACGACCTCCAGTTCGGCGCCAACCTCCGGGAGCGCGTGCTGGCAGCCGTCCCCACCGAGGGCACCGTCGAGGAGACCACCCGGGAGCTTGTCGACGTCACCGTGGACACCGCGCCCCTCGCGGAGTGGCTGCCCGCCCGCGCGGGGCAGGGGCTGGCGATGTACGTCGTCGGCGACGGTTCCCCGAACCAGGGTGACGTGTCGGCGGTGGCGATCATCGACACGGAGCGACACGCCGTGAGCGCGGAGATGGCGGACCTCTCCCCGGCGGACGAGAAGGCCCTGGCCACGTGGCTGGCGTCGGAGGACCCGAAGTACCTGCACGAGTCGAAGGCCGCGTTCCACATGTTCGCCGGCCGCGGCATGGCGCTGGAGGGCGTGGTCCACGACACCGCGATCGCCGCCTACCTCCTGCGTCCGGGGCAGCGCACCTACGAGCTCAAGGACATCTACCAGCGGCACCTGCAGAGGCAGCTCACGGAGCCGGAGGACCAGCTCTCCCTGCTGGGGGACACCTCCCTGGTCGACTCGGCGGCTGCGGTGCTGGAGCTCGCCGAGGAACTGACCGGGCAGCTGCAGGATATCTCCGCCTACGAGCTCTACCGCGACCTGGAGATCCCGCTGGCGCGGATCCTCGCCCGCATGGAGGCGACGGGCATCGCGGTGGACGTCGAGACGCTCGAGGAGCAGCTCGCCACCTTCATCGACCAGGTGAAGGAGGAGGAGGCCGCCGCCCGTGAGCTGGCCGGCGACCCGGATCTCAACCTCTCGAGCCCGAAGCAGCTGCAGGTCGTCCTCTTCGAGACCTTCGGCATGCCGAAGACGAAGAAGACGAAGACCGGCTACTCCACGGCTGCCTCCGAGATCGAGGGTCTGGCGGCGAAGAACCCGCACCCCTTCCTCGACCATCTGCTGGCGCACCGCGAGTTCCAGAAGATGAAGACCACGCTGGAGGGGCTGATCAAGACGGTGCAGCCGGACGGCCGCATCCACACCACGTTCAACCAGACGGTCGCCTCCACCGGCCGCCTCAGCTCCACCGAGCCGAACCTGCAGAACATCCCGGTGCGGACCCCGGCGGGCCGGAAGATCCGCTCCGCCTTCGTCGTGGGGGAGGGCTACGAGTGCCTGCTCACCGCCGACTACTCGCAGATCGAAATGCGCGTCATGGCGCACCTGTCCCAGGACCCCGGGCTCATCGACGCCTACCAGCAGGGCGAGGACCTGCACAACTACGTCGGTTCCCGCGTGTTCGAGGTGCCGATCGACCAGGTCACCCCGGAGCTGCGCCGCCGCGTGAAGGCCATGTCCTACGGCCTGGTCTACGGTCTGTCGGCCTTCGGTCTCGGCCAGCAGCTGAGCATCCCCGCCGGTGAGGCGAAGGGCATCATGGACAGCTACTTCGAGCGGTTCGGCGGCGTGAAGCGCTACCTCGCGGAGGTGGTCGAGCAGGCCCGCAAGGACGGCTACACGTCCACGCTCTTCGGGCGTCGTCGCTACCTGCCGGAGCTCAACTCCGACAACCGTGTTGCCCGGGAGAACGCCGAGCGTGCGGCCCTCAACGCGCCGATCCAGGGTACGGCGGCGGACATCATCAAGGTCGCGATGATTCGCGTCGACCGCGCGTTCGCCGAGGCCGGCGTCACCTCCCGCGTCCTCCTCCAGGTCCACGATGAACTCGTGGTGGAGGTCGCCCCGGGGGAGCTGGACGAGGTCCGCGCGATCCTCGAGCGCGAGATGGACTCCGCTATCACGCTGCGCGTCCCCCTGGAGGTCTCCGCCGGGGCCGGGGCGAACTGGGACGAGGCCGCGCACTAG